The DNA region TACAGAGAGAGAAGGGATGTATTGTGTGACGGGCTTAATGCAATTGGTTGGGCGGTTGAAAAACCTAAAGCAACCATGTTTGTATGGGCAAAAATCCCTGAACAATATCGCTCTCTTGGTTCTTTAGAATTCTCTAAAAAGTTGCTAAAAGATGCAAAGGTGGCGGTATCTCCGGGTATTGGTTTTGGTGATTTTGGTGATGAATATGTGCGCTTCGGGTTAATTGAAAATACTCACCGAACACGTCAAGCTGTTCGGGGTATTAAACAAATGTTTCGAAACGATAATCTGGCATAACTGCTTTTTCGTCCGAGGTTAAATCCTGTATAATCGCGCCCTTAATTGAACGAAGGGGAATCGCTTGAAAGTTGTAAAGGTTGGGCTATTAGGTCTAGGTACGGTAGGCGGCGGTACAGTTAATGTTTTAACTAAAAATGCTCAAGAGATATCACGTCGCAGTGGTTGTGAAATTGTTGTTAGTTCAGCAAGTGCACGGGATATAACGCGCCCACGAATTTGTAATACCGATACGCTGCACCTAACGACAGATTCGCAAGAGATTATCAACGACCCTGATGTTCAGATAGTGGTCGAGCTTATGGGTGGTATAGAACCAGCGAAGTCTTTAATTCTTGAGGCTTTATCTAAAGGTAAGCACGTAGTCACAGCAAATAAGGCGCTTATTGCGAACCATGGTAATGAGTTGTTTGTTGCTGCTGCTGAAAACAAAGTAACGCTGGCTTATGAAGCTGCTATTGCTGGTGGTATTCCAATTGTAAAAGCGATGCGTGAGGGGCTCAGCGCAAATAGCATAGAGTGGCTAGCCGGAATTATTAACGGAACGGGTAACTTTATACTGACCGAAATGTTTGAAAAAGGCAGTGTGTTTTCAGATGTATTGAAAGAAGCGCAAGAGCTAGGCTATGCTGAAGCAGACCCAGAATATGATGTTGAAGGCATCGATGCCGCACATAAACTGTGTATTTTGGCCTCATTAGCTTTTGGTATGCCGCTTAATTTCGAGCGAGTCTATACAGAAGGTATTTCAACAGTCACCCCATTAGATATTGCCTATGCTGATGAGCTGGGCTACCGTGTTAAACATTTAGGTGTTGCGAGAAAAACAAAGATGGGTGTGGAAATGCGTGTTCACCCAACGTTAATTCCAGAAAAAAGGCTTATTGCCAATGTGGATGGTGTGATGAATGCCGTTGTAGTGAAAGGCAATGCAGTTGGACCAACATTATATTACGGAGCAGGGGCCGGTGCAGAGGCAACAGCGTCAGCTGTTATCGCAGATATTATCGATATTTGTCGAGACTTAGATACGCCTACAGTAAATGCTGTGCCTGCATTAGGTTTTGCAACCTCAGCGCTGGAAGAATTACCGATTCTTCCGATTGAAAGTATTACAACCGCATTTTATTTGCGTTTGTCTGTCGAAGATAAACCCGGTGTTATGGCAGCAATTACGAAAATCTTAGCAGACCATGGTATTAGCATCGAAGCAGTTCAGCAAAAAGAGCCAGAGCAACATGGTGATAAGGCTCAAGTAATTTTACTGACAGATAGCGTTGTTGAAAAATCACTGATCAACGCGTTAACAGAAATTGAATCACTTGATTCAATCAATCAACCAGCGGTTCGTATTCGCGTCGAATCGTTACAATAGGAATGACTATGCCAACAGGAAATCGTTATATCGGTCTAATCGACAAATTTAAAACTGTGTTGCCAGTGTCTGACAGCACTCGCTTGATTAGTTTAGGTGAAGGGAATACGCCGCTTATTCAATTGCAGAATATTCCCGCGTTGATTGGTAAAAATGTCGATATTTATGTTAAGTATGAAGGCTTGAACCCAACAGGTTCTTTTAAAGACCGTGGCATGACGATGGCGGTAACAAAAGCAGTCGAAGAGGGTAGTAAGGCTATTATTTGTGCATCTACAGGCAATACCTCGGCATCAGCTGCGGCCTATGCTGCTCGTGCAGGTATTAAAGCTTTTGTATTAATTCCTGAAGGAAAAATTGCGTTAGGTAAATTGGCACAAGCAATGATTCACGGCGCAGAAATAATACAAATTAAAGGTAACTTTGATCATGGGATGCAATTGGTTAAAGAGGTTGCAGAGCACGCGCCTGTAACCATTGTTAACTCTATTAACCCTTATCGTTTGCAAGGCCAAAAAACAGCCTCCTACGAAATTGTTGAGGCCTTAGGTAAAGCGCCAGATTATCATTGTTTACCCGTCGGTAACGCTGGAAACATTACAGCTCACTGGATTGGGTATAGTGAAATGGCACAACCAGCCGGTGAGCACGTAACCGATTCATGTGCATTTTGTGAGGGTGATTGCGAATATGATCGTACACAATATGTAACCGCTAAGCGCCCTGTGATGGTGGGCTATCAAGCAGCTGGCGCAGCTCCTTTCTTAAAAGGTGAAATGATTGATGAACCAGAAACAGTAGCAACAGCAATTCGTATTGGGCGACCACAATCTTGGGATCAAGCGTGGGCGGCACAAAAGGAATCAGGTGGTTGGTTTGACTTGCTGACTGATGAAGAAATTCTTGCAACACAAAAGTTACTCACTGAAAAAGAAGGGATTTTCTGTGAACCCGCGTCTGCTGCTTCTGTTGGTGGTGCTATTCGTGATATAAAAAACGGCAAAATCCCTGAGGGCAGTACGGTTGTTTGTACATTAACTGGACATGGGCTGAAAGACCCCGATACGGCCATTGCGCAGTGTGCGGTAAATCCTAACGCCATTGAGGCGTCATTGGATGCTGTTAAAGCGGCTATTTTAGACAAGTTATAATGCCGTAATGGCGGGCGAAACCGAACTAGCAAGCTCATCTATTGTTATAAAACATCGTGAATCAACTGACCATGATTCAGACGCTTTGCCAGATTTACATCCTGTTTTACGGCAAGTGTACTTAAATCGTGGGGTTACCCATGAGCAACAACTTGACCGTACATTAAAGAACTTACCGAATTATCAACGCCTTTCAGGTATTGATAAAGCTGTCAGCCTTATTAAGACGGCAATTAAAACAGATCAAAAAATACTCATTGTGGCTGATTTTGATGCGGATGGTGCCACTTCGTGTGCGGTAGCTATTAGAGGTTTACGGATGTTGGGTGCAACTAATTTAGACTTTGTTGTACCCGACCGCTTTAAATTTGGTTATGGGCTAACGCCTGAAATTGTTGATGTTGCACTAGAGTTAAAGCCAGATTTATTAATCACGGTAGACAACGGTATTTCTAGTGTGGAAGGGGTTGCGCATGCTATCAAGAAAGGCTGCCAAGTCATTGTTACTGATCATCATTTACCACCTAAAACACTACCAAATGCAGATGCTATCGTTAATCCACAGCTACAGGGTGATGAGTTTCCTAGTAAATCCTTAGCGGGTGTTGGCGTCATCTTTTATGTTTTATTGGCACTGAGAGCCGCCTTAAAAATTGAAGGTGTGTTTGATAAGCAACCAGTGCCTAATCTTGCAAACCTACTCGATATTGTAGCGCTTGGTACGGTGGCAGATGTGGTACCCCTAGATGAACTTAACCGTAAATTGGTCTATCAAGGCTTGCTTAGGATACAAGCAAAAAAATGCGTTCCAGGGATTATTGCCTTACTTAATATTGCTAAGCGTGAACCAGAGCGTGTTGTTTCTAGTGATTTAGGTTTTGCTATTGGTCCACGGTTAAATGCCGCCGGGCGACTTGATGATATGTCTCTCGGTATTCAATGCTTGCTCACCGATAGTGAACAACAGGCACGCGATATGGCTGAGCAATTGGACATGTTGAATATAGAGCGTCGTTCAATTGAAGAGGATATGAAGCAAGATGCATACAAGATTTTGGCTTCGTTAAAACCAAGTCAGCATCAACATGATCAATGGGGTGTTTGTTTGTTCGATGAATACTGGCATCAAGGTGTGATAGGTATACTGGCATCGCGAATTAAAGAAAAACTTAATCGACCAGTGATTGCTTTCGCAAAGGGTGATGGTGAAGATGTAAAAGGCTCAGCACGTTCGATCCCCGGGTTACACATAAGAGATACGCTAGACGATGTGGCTAGTTTACACCCTGGGTTATTAAAAAAATTCGGTGGTCATGCAATGGCGGCAGGGTTGACGATTGCTGAAAATAATTTAAGCCTATTTATCGAGGCGTTTAATGTAGCCGTTAAAAAACGTCTTAATAATGAATTGCCTGATGATGTGTTATTAGTAGACGGAGAGGTGCCTGATAACGATATTAATTTAACATTTGCTGAAACACTTCGACAAGCTGGACCTTGGGGTCAAAACTTTCCGGAACCGGTTTTTGTTGGTCGTTTTAAGGTAAAGCAAGCGCGAATTTTGTCACAAAAACACGTGAAGTTATCTTTTGAGACGTTAAGTAACAACAGAGTGATAGACGCGATTTATTTTAATGTAGATAATCCAGACAGTATTATTGGTTTAAATGAGGTGGTTGTTGCTTATCAATTAGATGTTAACACCTATATGGGGCGCTCAAGGGTGCAATTATTAGTTAGGCATCTAGAAGAAGTGAAGCAATTTTAAATGCGTTTAGCAGTAGAGAAGAAAATGATTAACGGCCTTTGTTTAGCTCCTAATTATTTGAATCATATTTAGATCTTTTGCTAATGATGTATCACAAATTCGGAGGATCAGATGGTTGAACAATATTCAAAGTTAGAAATTGACAGGGAGCTTGCCCTCTTAAATCAGCTTACATCTGTTCATTGGATCTTGAAGAGTGGAAAGCTGGCTAAGACATTTACCTTCTCAAATTTTATCGAGGCGTTTGGCTTTATGACAAAGGTGGCTCTTTATGCTGAGAAACTAGGTCATCATCCGGAGTGGTTTAATGTTTATAAAACAGTTAATGTGAATTTGATAACACATGAAGTAGGCGGGCTATCAAAAAAAGATTTTGAGTTAGCCAAAACTATGGAAATACTCAGTCATTAAATGATGAAAGCTATTTTTAAACATTTCTTCGTCATAGTAGTTATTAATTTACTAATAGCTTGTGCTGGTGCACCGAAAAACCCTCATTTAATAGATGGGATTAACCCTGAAACTCGACAGCGTGTTGAGGCATGGAAAACGCTGATAGAGCAAGGGGCTAAAAAGCCAGATATTGATAAATTGAATGCAGTTAATGATTTTGTTAACAAAGTTGAGTTTATTGATGATATTTATCATTGGGGAAAGCAAGACTATTGGGCAACACCGTTACAAACTCTGGTGACTAAGGCCGGTGATTGTGAAGATCTATCAATTGCAAAGTATTTTACTTTAACAGCGATGGGCGTCGAAGAAGAGAAACTTCGTCTAACCTATGTGAAAGCCTTAGATATTAATAGGGCGCACATGGTTGTAAGTTATTTTAACAAGCCAAATGCTGAACCGTTAGTGCTGGATAATTTAAACCCAAAAATACTTCCGGCATCTCAGCGTAATGATTTACTACCGGTGTATAGTTTTAATGCAAATGGTCTATGGCTTACAAAACGTAATGCAACGGCACGCTATGCAGGGAGCAGTGATCGAGTGGGGCTGTGGCAAGAATTGCTTCAAAGTATGAACGTCGAGGCTTCAAATGAACCTGCCATGATTTGTTTGTATCAGTATTATGATTTGCCAGACGAAAAAGCAAAAACATTTTGCCCATAAAGAGTTAATAATAATTATGATTGACGTTGAAATTCCAAAGGAACCAGTAGAGTTGTATAAAGTGTTGAAGTTTGAAAATCTGGTTGCCAGTGGTGGCGAGGCAAAATTGGTCATCAGTGAAGGGTTGGTCTTGTTAAATGGTGAGATAGAAACAAGGAAACGTAAAAAAATTGTTTCAGGCGATGTTGTGGAGTTTGCCGGTGAAACGTTGCGTATTAAATTAGGGTCAGCAACGTAAGGTTTATCATTTGGCACGTTTAGTTTTAGAATTTAACTGATTTCAATAATTAAAAAACAGGGCGCTAGCTCGTTGTTTTTAGGTGCATAACTGGCTCAGACTTACGATTTTAGGTGTACATTGAACCTATATAGTACTAAAATAGTCCTATATATGAGGTTATTATGTTAAGAGTCAGTAAACTTACAGATTACGCGAGCGTTATTTTGACGCATATTGCTCATCATCCAGATGCGCTTCATGCTGCTTCTGACTTAACCAATGCAACAGGTGTTGCGTTACCCACCGTGAGTAAGATTCTTAAATTGTTAACAAAAAATAACATTTTAGTCTCTCACCGTGGATCTAAAGGTGGTTACGCATTAGTAAACTCCCCCAGTGAAACAAACGTGGCTGACATAATTACCGCGATAGAAGGCCCAATTAGTATGACTGAATGCAGTACGATTTCAGGTCTATGTGAACAGGAAGCCTCGTGCGAAGTTAAGGGTAATTGGCATTTAATAAACAGAGCCGTCTATACCGCTATTGAGGCGGTTAGTCTGGCAGATATGATTACCCCGGTTAGGCAGCAAACAGTTAATTTTAGTGTGCCAGAAATGGTCAAAACAAGTGATTTAAAAGTGGAGAGCTAGATGTCAGCATCTAATGAAAATTTAAAAGATAGGATAGGTCAAGCGTACAAAGATGGTTTTGTGACGGATATTGAATCAGATTCTTTTCCGCCAGGCCTAAATGAAGATGTTATCAGAGCCTTGTCAGCAAAAAAAGAAGAGCCTGAGTTTTTGCTGGAATGGCGATTAGAAGCATATCGGCATTGGCTAACAATGGAGCACCCCGAGTGGGCGTTTGTTGAATTTCCTAAAATAGATTTTCAGGATATCAGCTATTACTCAGCGCCAAAAAGTATGGAAGATGGGCCTAAGAGTTTAGATGAGGTGGACCCTGAACTTATCAGTACCTATAACAAATTAGGAATTCCACTGGAAGAGCAAATGCGTCTTGCCGGTGTGGCCGTTGATGCTGTGTTCGATAGTGTTTCTGTCGCGACCACGTTTAAAGATAAACTAGCTGAAGCGGGTGTTATATTTTGTTCATTCTCAGAAGCAGTTAAAGACCACCCAGAGTTGATTAAACAGTACTTAGGCACTGTGGTTTCACAGTATGATAATTTTTATGCAGCGTTGAATGCTGCGGTGTTTAGTGATGGCTCATTTGTATACATTCCTAAGGGCGTTCGCTGTCCAATGGAACTGTCTACTTACTTTAGAATTAATGCGGCTAATACCGGACAGTTTGAGCGAACCTTAATTGTCGCAGATGAAGGTAGCCATGTCAGTTACCTAGAAGGTTGTACAGCGCCTATGCGAGATGAAAACCAATTGCACGCAGCAGTGGTTGAATTGGTGGTTTTGAAAGATGCTGAAATTAAATATTCAACTGTTCAAAATTGGTATCCGGGTGATGAGAACGGCCTTGGTGGTATTTATAATTTTGTAACAAAACGCGCTGATTGTCGTGAAGACAATGCCAAAGTGTCTTGGACACAAGTTGAAACAGGTTCCGCGATTACGTGGAAATACCCCAGTGTTATCTTGAAGGGTGATAATTCTGTTGGCGAGTTTTATTCAGTTGCGTTGACAAATAATTACCAACAAGCAGATACCGGCACAAAAATGATCCACCAAGGAAAGAATACGAGTAGTACAATTATCTCAAAAGGTATTTCGGCGGGGCATGGGCAAAATACGTATCGCGGTCTTGTTAAAGTAGGTCGAGGTGCTGAAAATGCTCGAAACTATACACAATGTGACTCGTTGTTAATGGGTGACCAATGTGGCGCGCACACCTTTCCGTATATAGAAACAAAAAACCCTACTGCGACCATCGAACATGAGGCGTCGACCTCTAAGATCAGTGAAGACCAATTATTTTATTGCATGCAACGAGGCATTTCTGCCGAAGATGCTGTCTCGATGATTGTGAACGGATTTTGTAAAGAAGTGTTTAAAGAATTACCGATGGAGTTTGCGGTTGAAGCGCAGGCCCTACTTGGCATTAGTCTTGAAGGCAGTGTTGGTTAATAAATAAAATAGTTAAGGAATAAAGATATGTTAAAGGTTGAAAATTTACACGTCAGTGTAGAAGGAAAAGAAATTCTTAAAGGTATTAATTTAGAAATTGGCGCTGGTGAAGTACATGCGATTATGGGTCCAAATGGCTCTGGTAAAAGTACCTTGTCATACGTGCTCTCTGGTCGAGAAGGCTATGAAATAACCGAAGGCCGTGTATTATTTAACGGTAAAGACTTGTTTGAAATGAGTGTAGAAGAGCGTGCTTGGGCAGGCGTATTTCTGGCTTTTCAATACCCGGTAGAAGTCCCAGGCGTGAGCAATATTTATTTCCTAAAGGCTGCACTTAATGGTGTGCGTAAATTTAACGGCTTACCAGAGCTTGATGCGATGGATTTTATTTCCATGGTAAAGGGAAAAATGAAAGAGCTCGATATGGATGAAAAGTTTCTATACCGCGCCGTTAATGAAGGGTTCTCTGGTGGTGAGAAAAAGCGTAATGAAATTCTTCAAATGTCAGTATTAGAGCCCTCATTATGTTTGTTAGATGAAACAGATTCTGGTTTAGATATTGATGCGCTTCAAGTCGTTGCTAAAGGCGTTAACCGTCTACGTAACCCTGAACGTTCATTTGTTTTAGTGACTCATTACCAGCGTTTGCTAGATTATATTAAACCTGATTACGTTCATGTATTAGCTCATGGACAAGTCGTTAAGTCAGGTGGTCCAGAACTAGCATTAGAACTTGAAAAACAAGGCTATGCTTGGGTTGACGAAAAATTAGCGAGTTAATTATGTCTGTTACGCATTTACCAAATACTCATTACACTGGCTTAGTGCTAGATCAAAAAAAACAGCTTCTTGGTGAAGGGTTTGATTGGTTAGCTAATCTACGTAAACAAGCGGCAGAGCAATTTTCTGCTAGTGGTTTTCCAACGTTTCGTGAAGAAGAGTGGCGATATACGAATATTACGCCGATAGAAAAGAATCAATTTACACTGCCTGATGTCGCTGGACAGGTCGATTCTGCATTTGTCGATAGTGTCTTGTTAGATGACTGCCATCACATCGTGTTTGTTGACGGCTTTTATCAAGCTGAGCTTTCTTCGCTTAAGGATATACCGAATGGTGTGATTGTTTCCGCTTTGAGTGATGGCCTAGTCGATAACGAAGCGCTTATTAAGTCATTATTGGATTCTGTAGTAGAAACACCAGCGTTAGGGTTCATTAATTTTAATACCGCTCTTTTTTCTGATGGTGCGTTGATTTGTATTGAGGAAAACACGGTGGTCGATAAACCGATTCAGGTAGCGTTTATCTCATCAAAACAAGGCGCATTAACACTGAGTAATACAAGAAACTTAATACTTGCTCAAGCATCATCAAAAGCACAAATCATTGAAACCTATCATGCAGTTGATGACAGCTGTTATCTTACAAACGTTATCAGCGAAGTGGTTGTTGAGCCGAATGCAAACTTATCACACCACCGTTTACAATCTGAATCTACAAGCGCCTATCATATTGGTGGTGTTTATTCACGGCTTGAGAAAAATGCAATATTTAATCAGAACAGTTACACTTTTGGTGCAAGTATCTCGCGCACGGAGGCTCATGCAACCCTAGGAGAAGCCTCTGACTGTACTATGGATGGTTTATATGTTGGACAAGATCGTCAGCATATGGATCAACATACGCGCTTAAATCATGCACAGCCGCACGCTGTTAGTAATGAGTTCTATAAAGGAATTTTAGGCGACCATTCAACGGGTGTTTTCCAAGGGCGTATTATTGTTGCGCAAGATGCTCAAAAAACTGATGCAGCAATGAATAACAGAAATTTATTGTTATCCGATCGTGCCGAAGTTGACACCAAGCCACAATTGGAAATTTATGCTGATGACGTTAAATGTGCTCATGGTGTAACGGTTGGTCAGCTTGATGATGCAGCTGTTTTCTATTTGCAGTCTAGGGGCGTTGACAACCAGACTGCAAAAAATATGTTGACCTTCGCGTTTGCCAACGAAATGATTGAGCGAGTTAGTTTTGAACCATTAAGAATGGCCTTGTTAGCTAACTTGCTTAAACGCTTCCCACAGGCCGGTATGAAAAAAGAGTGGTTATGAATCAATCAGTAGAAAATTTAGCCGCGTATGATGTTGATAAAATCCGTCAGGACTTTCCTGTCTTAGATCAGCAAGTTCGGGGTAAACCATTGGTATACCTTGATAATGCAGCGACAAGCCAAAAACCTAAGCAGGTGATAGATAGTATCGTTAACTATTATGAAAACGATAATGCTAATATCCATCGAGGTGTTCATACATTAAGTGAGCGGGCTACTTTATCGTATGAGAATGCGCGTAAAACTGTTCAACAGTTTTTGAATGCAGCATCAGAAAAAGAAATTGTTTTCACCCGTGGGGCGACAGAAGCTATTAACTTAGTCGCCAATGGCTTAGCAGAAACAATTAAACAAGGCGATGAAATATTGATCACCGCGATGGAGCACCATTCCAATATTGTTCCTTGGCAGATGTTATGCAAAAAAACAGGGGCTAGCTTAAAGGTGGCACCAATTAATGAGCATGGTGAGCTGATGCTGGAAGAGTTTGAAGCATTGATAAGCAACAAAACTAAGTTTGCGGCTATATCGCACATGTCCAATGCGTTGGGAACAATTAACCCAATTAAGCAACTAATCGACCAGCTTCATCAGCATGATGTTCCTGTTCTTGTGGATGGCGCTCAAGCAATTCCTCATATTTCAGTTGATGTGCAGGCGCTTGATTGTGAATTTTATGTGTTTTCTGGGCATAAATTGTACGCACCAACCGGTATTGGTGCTCTGTATGGAAAAATGGAGCAACTTGAACAAATGGCGCCTTATCAAGGTGGTGGTGACATGATCAGTGTTGTTACATTTGATAAGACGGTCTATAACAAAGTACCGTATAAGTTTGAAGCGGGAACACCAAACATTGCTGGAACGATTGGTTTAGGCGCAGCAATAGACTATGTAAACAGCATTGGGGTTGATGAGATAGCGGCGCATGAAAATGCATTATTAAACTATGCTGTAGCACAAGCTAAACGCATTGATAAATTAAGAGTTATTGGTACGGCTAAAGAAAAAGGAGCGATTATGTCGTTCGTTTTAGACGGTATCCACCCGCATGATATTGGTACGATGATGGATCATCAAGGTATTGCAGTTAGAGCAGGGCATCATTGTGCAATGCCTGTGATGGATTTTTTTGGAGTGCCTGCCACTGCGAGAGCTTCATTTGCAATGTATAATACGCATCAAGAAGTCGATGCTTTGATGGCTGGAATTGAAAACTTAATAGAGATGTTTGGCTAATGTTGGATGATTTAAGAGATCTATATCAAGAAGTTATTTTTGATCATAATAGAAACCCAAGAAATTTCCGCGCGATGGACGATGCAGATCGTCAAATAGACGGCTTTAATCCATTATGTGGAGACCGATTAACGCTTTTTATAAAATTTTCAGACGGTAAAATTAGTGATGCTAGCTTTCAGGGTCAAGGTTGCGCAATTTCAACAGCCTCCGCATCATTGATGACAGATATCGTTAAAGGGCAGACCGAAGAAGAAGCTCAACACCTATTTTCATTGTTCCATAAAATGGCAACGGGTGAGCATGTTGAAATGGACGAGCTTGGAAAACTAGCCGTATTAGCAGGTGTCTGTGAATATCCTGCACGTGTTAAATGTGCAACATTACC from Cycloclasticus pugetii PS-1 includes:
- the sufU gene encoding Fe-S cluster assembly sulfur transfer protein SufU; translated protein: MLDDLRDLYQEVIFDHNRNPRNFRAMDDADRQIDGFNPLCGDRLTLFIKFSDGKISDASFQGQGCAISTASASLMTDIVKGQTEEEAQHLFSLFHKMATGEHVEMDELGKLAVLAGVCEYPARVKCATLPWHTLDALLQGSEEPVTTE